A segment of the Hoeflea ulvae genome:
TCGTCTCGTAGAAGCCGTCGCGATTGAAGTCTGCCTCGATTACGGTCTGTTCATAAGCGTCGAATTTTTCGTGCTTATAGCGAATGGCGACGTCATCATCGTCGATCCGGTCATTGTAAAGACCTTCAAACTCGTCTTCCAATTCGTCGAACACCTTCTCGAACAGGTCGTATTTTTTCATACGGACTTTATCCCCGACGCGAAAATCAAGGATCTCGAATGAGACCTGAGTGTTTGGCACTGTCGGTCCGCATTGAAATTCAAAGGTGTCATCGCCGGCCCCGCCGAAAAGCGCCACCCCAAAATCCCCACCCATTGTGAAATGGTCATTTCCTGAACCGCCAACGAATGTCTCGAAACCCGCAAACGTGTCTTCGCCGATTTCTGAGCTGTTGGCAGTCTGCTCGACCAGGTTGATATCGAGGCCCAGGAGAGCGCTCGAATAGTCGAGCGTATCAGATCCCTCACCACCATCGTAGTGATCGTCATCTCCGTCGGCGGCTGCAATCACCAGGTCATTGCCGTCCCCCGCATGGACGATATCCGCTCCCGACCCGTCGCGAATGGTGTCGTCACCTGTCCCTCCATCGAGATGGTCTTCGCCAGCCCGACCGTTTATGTCGTCATCGCCGGCTCCACCTGAAAGGGTGTTTCCGCCGGCATCGCCAGTGAGAACGTCATCTCCTGAACCGCCCGTGACAGACTCAATCGAGACAGCCGTGTCCTCCCCGATCTCTCCGCCGCGCGCATAGCCTTGAAACAGATCGACCTCAACGCCTGCAGTCGTCGCCGAAAGGTCCAGAAGGTCCGATCCCTCGCCGCCATCATGCGTGTCGCTCGCCTGGTCGAGCGCCGCGACGATCCGGTCGTTGCCGGCGCCGCCCTCGTGGCGGTCGCTGCCCTCTCCATCGATCAAGGTATCGTTGCCGTCTCCACCATTGACGATGTCGTTGCCCGCCCCACCTGAAAGGGTGTTTCCAGCGGCATCGCCAGTGAGAACGTCATCTCCCGAACCGCCTGTGACAGACTCAATCGAGACAGCCATGTCCTCCCCGATCTCGGCACCGTGTGCAAAGCCTTGAAACAGATCAACCTCAACGCCTGCAGTCGTCGCCGAAAGGTCCAGAAGGTCCGATCCCTCGCCGCCATCATGCGTGTCGCTCGCCTGGTCGAGCGCCGCGATGATCCGGTCGTTGCCGGCGCCGCCCTCGTGGCGGTCGCTGCCGTCCCCGTCAATCAAGGTATCGTTGCCCGCCCCACCTGAAAGGGTGTTTCCACCGGCATCGCCCGTGAGAACGTCATCTCCCGAACCGCCTGTGACAGACTCAATGGAGATAACGGTGTCCTCCCCGATCTCTCCGCCGCGCGCATAGCCTTGAAACAGATTGACTTCAACGCCTGCAGCCGTCGCCGAAAGGTCCAGAAGGTCCCATCCCTCGCCGCCATCATGGGTGTCGCTCGCCCGGTCGAGCGCTACGATGATCCGGTCGTTGCCGGCGCCGCCCTCGTGGCGGTCGCTGCCCTCTCCATCGATCAAGGTATCGTTGCCCGCCCCGCCATTGACGATGTCGTTGCCCGATCCTCCGTCAAGTATATCGTCTCCGGCGTCGCCAGCAATTATATCGTCGCCTTCCCCGCCGAAGATGATGTCATCTCCGCTGCCGCCAGAAACGAAGTCGTCGCCATCATCCCCGAAAAGGATATCGTCACCCGCTTCGCCGTAAATCCGATCATTGCCAGCGCCCCCCGAAACACGGTCATTGCCAGCGCCAGCCATAACGATGTCATTGCCATTTCCGGCGAAGATCGTGTCATCGCCGTCGCCCGCGATCACATGATCGTTTCCGTCACCCCCGTGAATGACATCGTCGCCGCCGCGTGCGTCGATATTGTCGTCGCCGTCGCGCCCGTCAATATCATCAGCGCACTGTGTTCCGAGTAGCGCGTCGTCACCCTGGGTACCAACGATCGTGCTGCGAACCACGGAGAAATGCGCGGTCTGCCGCACCATCAATTCACCGTCGAATATCCAGTAGGTCAGGGTTACCGGCCCGAGCATCTGAGGCTCGGCAAGATAGGTCCAGTCCCCACCGGTCCGCGTCAGCGTTCCCGATGACGTCGTCATGCCTATGACCGCCAATGGGTCCCCATCCGGATCGGCCGCCCCGTGAAGGAGCGAGTTGAGTCCTATCAGCATGGCCATGCAGCCGGTCACATCCATGAGGTAAACCGGCCCGCGCACCGTCGGTGCCCGATTTGTCGAACGACTGTCTGAATCGTCATTATCCTGGCCGTCACCGGTTCCGTCATTGCCATTTCCGTTACCGCCGTCGCCACTGTTATCCTGATCGCCGCCTGGCGCTGCGCCAGTTGGGGCGGGAGCATGAAACTCAATCTCGGGCCAGACAGCCTCCTCTTGCGGCCACCAGGGGCCTCCGCTGGGGGCCGGTTGCGGTGATGCGACCTGGCTCCCTCCGAAAGACGCCGGCGCCGGATCGAATGAGAGCAGACCATTGTCGTTGGCCGCCCGCCGAAGCGGCGCGACAAATTCCCCTGGACGGGGCCGAGAAAGAAATCTCTGCCAAACAGAGTGCTCTCGCCCAGGTCGATCAAGCTGGCCCTGGGGGAACGGGAGATTTCCACCTCGGCCACTGCGTTGTCTACACTTTCAACGCTGTTGGTTTGGACCGGATCCACCTCTTCGGCAGCCAGAAGCAGAGACTCGGCGTCAGACTCCGAGCCCTCACCTTCTGCATCTTCGGACGGTCGCTTCGCCTCTTCTTCCTCGACAAGCGGTTTGCCTGTCACGAATGCCCGGAGGTAGATCAGGAAGGCCAGAAGCGCGACACCGATGGCGTAAGGCGTGTTGGTGCGGTGGTCCATGCTTTTGAAGATGAACCGCTGGCCCGGATCTTCCGCCTTGTTGTTTTCCTTGGTTGCTTTTGCCTGGATAATCATGCCGACACCCGCGCCGTCATTTTCGGCCGCCCTTTTGCTTCCTGCGGAACATTGTCGTCGGCTGCAACGCGCGGCATCTGCGGCGCCGGATTCCCGAGAATGTCCTCCTTTCGACCGAACGCAGCAAGCTTGCCGTTCTGGATCACGGCCACCATATCAACTGCGGCAAGCGCACTCGGCCGGTGGGCCACGACCACGACAATTCCACCGCGTTCCCGAACCGAGGTAATGGCCGCTGTCAGTGCCGCCTCGCCCTCGCCGTCTAGATTGGAGTTCGGCTCGTCGAGAATCACGATGAACGGATCCTTGTACAGAGCACGTGCCAGGCCCAGACGCTGGCGCTGACCGCCCGAAAGCGACAGGCCAAGAGGGCCAAGCTCGGTGCGATAGCCATCAGGCAGTGACACGATCAACTGGTGAACGCCGGCAGCCCGTGCGGCCAGCACAATCGCTCGGGCATCGGGTTGCGCCTCGAGACGGGACACGTTCTCCTCGATGGTCCCGTCGAGAAGGGCAACCTCCTGAGGCAGGTAACCGATAAAGGCCCCCAGGCGTTGATCGGTCCACTGGGTCAGTTCGGCGTCATCCAGACGCACACTGCCGCGCAAGGTGGGCCAGATCCCGGTCAATGCACGAACCAGGGTCGTCTTGCCGCCGCCGCTTGGACCGATGACGCCGACGGCCTGGCCGGCCTTCAGTTCGAAGCTGACGTCGGAGAGCAATATTCTCCCGGTACCCGGGGCAGCGACGGTGACATTCTGCACTTTCAGCGATTGGGTCGGAGCAGGCAGCTCCATTGGTGGCTGCACCTGCGCCAGCGTGACGACCGTCTCCTTGAGGCGCTCATAGGCGGAACGGGCGGAAACCACGTTCTTCCAGTTGCCAATGGCAAGGTCGATCGGAGCGAGTGCACGCGCAGAGGCGACCGAAGCCGCAATGATCGCGCCGGCCGAAAGTTCCCCCTTGATTGTCAGAAACGCGCCGAGCCCAAGCACCGCGGATTGCAACAACATGCGAAGGACGCGTGAAAGGGCGCCAAACGTGCCGCTGATGTCGTTGGTCCGCGTCTGAAGGTCCAGATGTTCTTCGTTTGCACGACGGAACCGCTCGACTGCGCGATCGACAAAACCCATTGCCTTGAGGATATCGGCATTGCGGGTGTTGGAATCGGCGATGGCGTTGCGCGAAACCACGGCGGAATGGGTGGCGCCGGTCAGTCGCCGCGTCATCAATTCGGTGACGATCGTAATAATCGTCAGCACGACGGCGCCACCGAGCGTCAGAGCTCCAAGAAGCGGATGCAGGATGAAGACGAAGCCCAGGAAAAGCGGCATCCATGGCAGGTCGAACAGCGCCATCGGCCCCTGGCTGCCGAGAAAGTTTCGCACGTTATCGACGTCACGACCCCGTTCCAGCGATTCCGCCGTAGAGAACCCGAATCTCGGCATGTCGATGGCGACCTGGTGTGCGAGCGGTGCTACCCGGCGGTCGAGCCGGGCGCCGACGCGCACCAGGATCTGCGAACGCAGGATGTCGAAGAGACCCTGAAAAGCATAGAGGCCGATCGCCAGGGCCGAGATTAACACCAGGGTTGGGACACTGCCGCTGGTAAGCGCCCGGTCATAAACCTGCAACATGTAGAAGGCGCCGGTCAGCGCCAGGATGTTGATAAGCCCGGAAATCCCGAACAGAAAAATGCAGATCGAGCGGAAACCACGGGTCAGTTGCTCCGCGCTTTTTTGTTTGGCAGCCTTGGCCGGATCTTTCGAACGCATGACACCTTACCTAACCTGAATGGAAGAAGATGGGACCCGGCCGATCCGGGTCCCGCGGTTCGCTGATCTGACTAGAGATTGAAGTCGCTCGTCACGAGGTCGTGAGACCCCTTGATGCTGATCTTGAAGTCGGCTTGCGCGTCTCCGATCGTGTTGCCCTGGACCACGGTATAATCCTCGCCATCGCGGCTCTCATAGGTGACCAGGAGTTCACCCAAAGATCCGGAGAATGCACCGGAAACCAGCGAGAAGCTTTGATTGCCCGCCGTGGTTCCGTTGGCATCGATGCCACCGAGATCCAGCCGGTCCCCGGGCTGGAAGCCCAGGATCGTGTCGCCGTTGGCATCTGCGGCGGACAGGAACCGGAAGGTGTCGTTCCCGGTGCCTCCATCCATGACGTTGACCGCACTGCTGGCCGTGATGGTGTCGTTGCCCGAGCCGGTGACGATGTTCTCCACACCCCAGATCGTGTCGTTGCCCGACATCGAGCTCGAAACCGAGCCGCGCCCCATGAAGCCGGTTCCCAGATCGGCGGTGATATTGGCGGAGATGGCCGACATGTCGAGCGTGTCGATGCCGTTTCCGCCATCCATTGCGTCACCATAGTAGGTGTCGTTGCCGTCATTGGCTTCCGCCACGATCAGGTCATCGCCGCCTTCACCGAAGACGGTGTCGTTGCCGGCGCCGCCCGTGATGAAGTCGTTGCCGGCACCGCCGAAGATCCGGTCGTTTCCGCCATCGCCATAGAGCATGTCGGCGCCTTTGCCGCCCAGGACATTGTCATCGCCGCCTCCGGCGAAGACGATATCCCTGCCGCCGAGAGCCATGATGGTCTCGCCGTCGCCGGTACCCGTCATCACGTCAACGAGTTCGGTTCCAACAATACCCGATGTGCCAGGGGCTGGCTGTCCGGTGCCCACATCATCATCGTCATCGGTATCGGAAGTGTCCTCATCATCATCGTCGGAGTCATCCATGTCCTCGTCATTGTCAGCATCGTCATCCGAATCGTCATCGGAATCTTCATCCGTGTCGTCATCGACCCCGACATTGTCGTCGTCATCGTCGTCATCATCATCGTCGGTCGGCTCGCTCCCCGTGTCCGGCGCAAGGGCATCCGGCATGAAGACGTTCTCCGGCAGGTCTGTGAGACCCGTGTTGCGGGCAATCAACTTGGCGAAGGATATCTCCACGTTCTCGAAGAGCGAGTCGTCGAAGACTTCCAGGTAGTAATGGCTGTCGCCGTGCTGCAGCCGGTCAAGCTGCTCGAGGAAGATGTAACCGAAGGTGGAACCGAGCTGTCCATGCATCGGCTTCTCGGCAAGACCGCCGATCCACAGATCCATGGTCTCGAAGCCATCCGGATAGGCCGCCATCAACTTGGCCATCGTCTGCGCGTCGATGTTGTTGCGGGCCTGGAAGTCTGCCCAGCCGGTATAGGGACGCAGGCTTTCCTTGCCGGTGCTGGCAAAGAGCTCCGCGCGTATCTGGTTGAACGGTGCCACGCCCATGTCCCTGCCGCGGAAGATGTTGAGGGCAGCAAGATCAAGCGGCCGGCCAACGAGCTGATTGCGCAAGGCGTTGACCATGTCGACGTCGATCGCCTGGTGCCGCTCGCCGATAGCGCCGGCCAGCAGGCCGTCGATACCGAGATTGGTAAGCTGACCGGGCTGCAGGAAGGCCTGGACCAGCGAAAGCTGCTGGGTGTTGCCGTCCGCATCGACGTAGCTGACGTGCTCGTTCAGCATCGAGTGGCCGAAGCGGTAGGCCGCCTGGGCAAACTCGATCGAGATCGAGGCGTCGACCGAAGGATCATAGCCCTCGAAACCGTGCTCGTCGTCCGGCCCGTCATCATCGTCGCCAAGGCCGCCGGCCATGGCTTCCGCGAATTCGGTGAAGACGACGCGCTGGTACTCGACGATGTTGAGCTCGCGGGCCGCGTTGAAATATTCGGCCTCGGTCCAGCTGCCGCCGGTCCTCTCCCTGAGCGTATCAACCCAGAAGTTGTGGTTGCGAGCCCAAATCGTGTGGATCGTGGTCAGCATCACATTCTCATTCACGCGCCCGTCGCCGGCAACGAAGTAGTGACCGATGGCGTCGAGGTCGAGCTGCGGCTCGCTCTCGTCGGGAAGCGTGACAAAGGCCGGGATGAAGTCGATCAGCAACGGGTGCCCGGTACCGTCATAGTCGGAGATGTCGGCGGAAGTCAGTTCCTGCCCGCCTGTCATGATCCGGTAGTTTTCACGGACGTGATCAAGCGTCGGCAGCAAGCCGCGGCCGCTTGAGTCAAGGTCACCTTCGAGCAGGTAAGCGGTCTGCACCGCGCTTCCGTCCGAGCCCTCGACCCACTTGCGCAACAGGTCGGTGACCGCGTCGTGTGATCCGTAGGTCTGGTTCTGATCGGCGAAGGGCGAGACTTCATTGCGGTATTCCGCCGGCGTTTCGTCACCGTTGTTGGCAATGCCGTCCGGATCGACACCGGTGCCGTCGACGTAGTTCGAGCGGCCGGCACTGATCGGGAACGTCGCCGAACCGATTGGCATCGAGCCCGGAGTGCCCTTGGCCACGAAGTCGAGGCCATGGTCGAAGTACTGACCGAAGAACGTCAGCAGCGCCGAGCCGCCGAACTGGTTCGGAATGTCCTCTTCCACCCCGTCGCCGTCATTGTCCTGATTGGAGACGAGATCGGAAATTTCGCGCGGGGTGAGCGCCGTCTGGCGCACCCCATTGGCGCCGTCAGTGTAGTCGGCGCCGGTGAGGCGGATGAAGTTCTCGTACGCGGCACCCCATCCCGGATTGGCTTCGTTGTTGCCGTAGCCCGAGGAAGCGCGCGGGGTGTCGTTGACGAGTTCGCGCAGTTCCGCGAGGTCCTCGCCCGAAAGAACAAGTGTTCCGGAGTCGAAGGTTTCGTCGTCATCGAGTTCAGCCGATCCAGGCACGATGGCCGGGGCGCCGCCTGCCGGCGTGGCGAAGCTGACCGAGTCATCACCAAAGGTGATGGTAGTCATCCCGTTCTCGATGTTTGTCAGAAAATCCGTCGTTCCTTCCGGCAGCACAATCACGTCCTGCGGGCGCAATCCGCCGAGTATGGTGTCATTTCCACCATTCGAGCGGAAGACAATGCGGTGCTCAGACAACAGACCCGAGATATCGACGGTATCGTCACCGGAGCCGCCATTGATTGTAATGGTGCTGGTCGAAAGGCTGGTGCCGGCGAAAGTACCGTTGGTGGTGAAGCTATCGCCGCCGCCGTGACCGTCGATCACGATTTCCTCGATATTGTTGAGTTCGGTGATGACCGATGCATTGTCGGTGCCGTTGCGCGTGATAACGATCTCGGTGTTCGCATTGATCTGGCTGGCCAGGTTTCCAGCAATCGAAAGCCACGCTGTGCGGGAATGTACAGTATACTGCTCGGCAGTTCCGTCGCCCGCAATATGGACCGTATCCGTCGTCCCCACAATGTTTCCAGCAGCGGTGTCGCCGTTTATGACGTCGCGTCCGTCGCCGACGCGCCAGAGGATGGTGTCACTCCCGGCATTGCCGTTGAGCGTATCGTTGCCGGCGCCTCCCACAAGAATGTCGTTGCCGGTGCCGCCGTTGGCAGTATCGGAGCCAGCCCATCCAAGGACGATCTGCGACCCGCCTGCGCCATTGGCACCGTTAAGGTTGATATTGCCGGCCCCATTTCCTTGAATGATCGAGAAATTGGCCCCGGCGAAACGAAGCGTCTCGACACTGCTAAGCGTGTCAACGCCTTCGGCTCCGGTGAGATCGGTTACGACGATGTTTGCACCGGACTGGGCGAAGTTGAAGTTACCGACCCCGCCGGCAAAAACTGCCACGTCCGTGCCTCCGCCGCCGTTGAGCGAGATCGTTGCCCACGCCGCCGTTCAACACGTCATTGCCACCATCGCCTGACAGGATGTCGTCGCCGGCGTTGCCGTTAAGAGTGTCATTGCCGCCGAAAATAATGAATGGGCTGACGCCATCAGCTATGTCGTCGCCTGCAGTCCCGTCAAAAGTGTTGTTGAATAACGGAACGCCATCCCAGTTCGCTCCGGTCGGACCGGTGGGAGCGGAGAACAGTGTTTCGACAGTTCCGCCACCGTCTGTGAAGATGACCGCCACCCTGAGCTGAAGGCCAAGTTGAGCCCCTGCCGCAGTCAAGGCTAAATCCTGCGGCGTGAAGGACGGATCCGTTGCACCGGCAATATTTGTCCAATCTGTGCCGTTGGCAGACTGCTGCCACTGGTAAGAGAACGCGCCAAGCCCGTCAGGATCAAGGATCGAGGCAAGATTGGTGACGGAGAGAAGTTGCCCCTCCGTGGGGGTCAAGTCGCTGACACCAGGGGCGCCGGTCGCAGGTGCGTTGACATTTACTTCAACGTCCGAGAACCGAAGCCGCTCGATGTTCGTCAACCGGTCGATGCCGTCCGAAATGCGGTTCTGGCCGCGTTCATCGACCACGCCAGCCGTCTGGGTCACATGGTTGACCGTGACGCTGCCGTCAGGGTTGTTCGTGATCTCGTAATTGGCCATCACGTCCCAGAACACGGCGGTGTCAATGCTGCCATCGTCGCTGCCGACGATTTCACGCACGATCGAGAGTTCGCCCGGATTGAGACCGCGGGCGAGCATGATCTTGTCGAGCGTCCTGCCGCCGAATTGCGCGACCGCATTCGGTGCCACCTCGCCATTTGCATAATCGCTCTCGAGATAGACCTGATGGGTCATGCCGTCGGCCGTATAGACATCTCCGTCATGTTCGATACGGATGCGCACGTTGAGCCAGCGGTCACCGTCGATGACGTCGTTGCCGCCCCTGCCCTCGATCGTGTCGTTGCCGCCGCCGCCAAGCAACATATTGCCGCTATCAAAGGCGATCTGGGCTTCGAGGTCGCCGGCGCCGGGAGCTGCGATCATGTTGCCGAGGAAGTCGCGCATGCCTTCGATGCGGTCGACGCCGGCTTGGGTCAGTTCATGCTTGACCATCGTGTTCTCGGCCCCGGCAAGCGCCGGGTTGCCTTCGGCGTTGTCGGCACCGATGCGGTCGTCGCCGCGAAGCGTGTCGTCGTGCTTCCAGCCCGAGAGCGCCTCGACGGCGTCAAACCGGTCGCGCAGAATATCCTCCTGGTCCGTGGTGAAAATCGGAACCTTGAGATCGTCATTGGCACCCAGATTGTGGAATTTGTGGATGGCCCAGTCGAAGCCCCACATGCCCTCGTTGCGCATCACGCTCTCGCCCTGGACCATGATGTCGTCGCCGGATTCCGCGTCGAAATCATGTTCATTGGCGCCTGCGAACATGACGTCGTGGCCAAGGATTGTGGAGTTGAAGAACAGCTCCGAGTTGTCGCCAGCGGTTGTGTCGAAGCCGTTTCCGGCCTCGATCCAGTCGTCCCCCTCGTTGCCGAGCAGGAAGTCGCCGCCCTCGCCCCCGAGGATAAAGTCATTGCCGGTGCCGCCGAAGGCCTCCTTGCCGTCGGGACCGGTAATGATGAAGTCCTGGCCCTCGTTGCCGAAGATCAACGCCAGGCCGGCCCCCCCGTGGATGACGTCATTGCCGCCTTCCCCGTGCAGCATGTCGGCTTCGCCGATGTCTGTGCCGTTGTTGGTGATGATGTCGTCGCCGTCGCCGCCATGGATCTTGTCCACGCCGTAGCCGGCTTCGATCGTGTCGTCGCCAGCGCCGCCCCACACAGAGTCGTCACCGCCGCCCGACACGATGTGATCGTTGCCGCTCGTGCCCTGGATCAGGACGTGATCGTTGGTGTTGACGCGGATATATTCGGCAATGCCATCATTGTTGGCATCAACGCGCTCGATCATTGGTGAAAGCGCCTGCAGGAACGCATCCTCCTGCATCGGATCCGCATGGCCGAACTTCACCTGCTCGTTGTGGTCGACGTAGAGAACGTGGTCCGGCACCGAGAAGATGTCGCCTGGAACCGCATAGCCACGCTCGCCAAGATCGGTGTTGTTGAGCACCATCTTCGCCAGCGAGTTGTTTTCCAGTTCATTGAGCAGGTTCATGCCCTGGACGCGCGACAGGTAGTAGAAACGGTCGCCGTTCTGCAGGTTCTCGAGCTGGAGTTCGAAGACGAAGGAGAAGGTAGAGCCCAGCATGCCGCCGAACGCCATTTTCTTCTCGGCCAGGCCGCCGACCCAGAGGTCGATGAGCTCGACTCCACCGAGTTCGCCCCCGGCCCATGCGCCGGTGGCATTGAGGAACTCGACACGGTCGGTGGGCGCGCCTTCGCCGCCGAAGACGATCTTCATGGCAGCCGCGCGCTTGCCTTCAATCGTGGTTTCAGCCTCGATCGTGGCATGCGTGCCGTAGGCGGCGATGAAGTTCACGATCGACGCCGGGTTCTTCATGTTGAGCGCGAAGTCGGTCCAGCTGGTGTAGGCCGCGAGCTGCGTATCGCCATTGGCGATGTCCTGGAATTGCCGGCGCGCTTCATTCAGCGGCGGAATGCCGGTATCGCGACCGCGGGCGAGGTTGATCGCGGCAAGGTCGAGCGGGATGCCGAGCAACTGATTGCGCAACACATTGGTGACGAATTCATCGATCTCGTTGCCGACCTGATTGGTCATGCCGCGGATGATTGCCCCAGCCGCCTCGTCGTGGTTGACGGTGACAGTGCCGCTCCCGTCGACTTCGCCGAAGGCAAGCGGATTGAGGAAGGCCTCGAACAGGTCGAGGTCGTCGCGCGTGCCGTCATGATTAATGCGATCAACGGTTTCGGTGAGCATCGAGTGGCCGAAACGGTACACAACATGGGCGAATTCAGAGAAAATCGCCGGATTGATGTCGCTCGACGGGTTGAACACGAAAGCGTCGACGTCAGGCTGTACCTTGCGGGCAAACTCTTCAAAGACCAGGTGCTGGTATTCCATTTCCGTAACGAAGCGACCGGACTGGAACAGGCGCTCACCGTCCCAGATCAAGGCGGCAATCTCCGCCTCCGTGGTCGGGAAGCTTGCGACATCGACAGCCAGCCACTCGTTCAGGAATGCCAGGTCGCCGGTCTCGAGCGCGAGTTCCTTGACCTGGTCAACAACTCGGTTGTGCTCGGAATGGAAGATGTGATGGACAGCGCTGAGTCCGATGTTCTCGTTGCCGCGGCCGTCGCCGGTGACGTAATGGGCGTCGAGAAGCTCGTCGTCATATTGAGTCTGCTGGCCACGCGAATTGAACAGGCCGGTCTGGCCGCCGTCGGCATTGGCGTAGCCTACGTCGTCGTCGGAATCAGCCTGCGCCACCCCGTTGACAACGACGGGCACGGCCGCGTGGGCGATGTCGTCGAGGAAGGCATGGCCGGTGCGCACTGCATTCAACGTGCTGATCGGGGCGTTGGGATCGCCTTCGAGGAAGACGTCAGCGTCCGCGCCGGTGCCGCCGAACATGTTGTCGGCGCCGAGCGAGACGACCAGCTGCGGAAATCCGTTCGCGCCGCGTACAAATTCACCGTAGTCGTCGACGACGAAAAGCGGAATGTTGGTGACGTCCGCGTCGGTGAGTTCGATGCCGAGCATCGTCCGCGCCTGGGTCTTCACCTCGGCCCAGGTAGCCAGGCCGCCGCGCGCGCCTTCCAGGAGATGGCCGGTGGAGACCGGCTGGTCGTTGACCATCACATATTCGCGCATGAACAACTGCTTGGAGGCCGTGGAGCCGTAGGTCTGGTTCTGGTCGACCCAGGGCGTCGTCAGGTTCGGCGCATCGGTGCTGGTGCGGCTGAGCACCATGAAATTGGAATTCGGCGTGTCCGGATTGTAAAGAGGATCGTCAGCGGCCAGCGGAATGTACACCGTGCCGTTGCCGGACTTGGCCACGAGGTCGAGTCCGTGGTCGAAGAACTGGCCGAACAGGGTGAACCAGGAATTGTACGGCGCCGAAAGGCCTTCGTCCGGCGCCAGGTTCGGAATGACGACGGACTCGCCCTGCATTTCGATCGAGTGGGTTTCAAGAAGCGTGTCAAGCGTGGTCTGTGCGGTGGCCAGGTTCGTTTCGGCAATCTGCGCCTCGGCGAGCGTCGCCTGCGCTTCGGCAAGCGCGGCAGAAGTCGCGACTGCGTCACCGGCAGCAATAACAGCGGCCACGGCGGAATCCGAGGCGGTCTGCTGGAGTGCCTCTGACGCGTTCACGGCTTCCTGATAGTCGAATTCGGCGGCGTCATAAGCAGCCAATGCGGCAGCGATTTCCGCAACCTGATCACCATTCGGCGTCGCGTCGGTCAGAAGGGTAAAATATGTCGTCGCCGCCGTATTGCGTGCGGTTTCGGCGCTGGCGGCAGCGGTCACGCTGGCGTCGTAGGCGGCCTGATCGGCTGCGGCCTGTGCGGCGGCTGCGGCCGCGGCGGACTGGGCAGCCGCATCGGCCGCGGCTGCGTCATCCACGATCGCCTGCAGGGCCGCAATCGGACCCGGATCAACATTGGCGGCGGCTTCTTCTGCCGCGTCGAAGGCCATTTTGGCTGCGACGATCGCATTGAGCGCGTCGTTGAGTTCGGCGCCGGAATAACCTGAATAGACCAGGGCCGCGTAAATCGCAGCCGGGTTGGACAGTGTCTGGTCGACGATCAGATTGGAGATGGT
Coding sequences within it:
- a CDS encoding peroxidase family protein is translated as MVNLVKHDLEFILKQIKIAEAHSAGTELTEIYVNAEGNVVPAGTPGAVLAISDPLAPYGLRTVDGSYNNLVADREQWGAADEEFLRLTTPVWRNESDDSITFGAGSPGEVVFTDGNYGEMGQPSPASMGLGGGTVVDADPRTISNLIVDQTLSNPAAIYAALVYSGYSGAELNDALNAIVAAKMAFDAAEEAAANVDPGPIAALQAIVDDAAAADAAAQSAAAAAAAQAAADQAAYDASVTAAASAETARNTAATTYFTLLTDATPNGDQVAEIAAALAAYDAAEFDYQEAVNASEALQQTASDSAVAAVIAAGDAVATSAALAEAQATLAEAQIAETNLATAQTTLDTLLETHSIEMQGESVVIPNLAPDEGLSAPYNSWFTLFGQFFDHGLDLVAKSGNGTVYIPLAADDPLYNPDTPNSNFMVLSRTSTDAPNLTTPWVDQNQTYGSTASKQLFMREYVMVNDQPVSTGHLLEGARGGLATWAEVKTQARTMLGIELTDADVTNIPLFVVDDYGEFVRGANGFPQLVVSLGADNMFGGTGADADVFLEGDPNAPISTLNAVRTGHAFLDDIAHAAVPVVVNGVAQADSDDDVGYANADGGQTGLFNSRGQQTQYDDELLDAHYVTGDGRGNENIGLSAVHHIFHSEHNRVVDQVKELALETGDLAFLNEWLAVDVASFPTTEAEIAALIWDGERLFQSGRFVTEMEYQHLVFEEFARKVQPDVDAFVFNPSSDINPAIFSEFAHVVYRFGHSMLTETVDRINHDGTRDDLDLFEAFLNPLAFGEVDGSGTVTVNHDEAAGAIIRGMTNQVGNEIDEFVTNVLRNQLLGIPLDLAAINLARGRDTGIPPLNEARRQFQDIANGDTQLAAYTSWTDFALNMKNPASIVNFIAAYGTHATIEAETTIEGKRAAAMKIVFGGEGAPTDRVEFLNATGAWAGGELGGVELIDLWVGGLAEKKMAFGGMLGSTFSFVFELQLENLQNGDRFYYLSRVQGMNLLNELENNSLAKMVLNNTDLGERGYAVPGDIFSVPDHVLYVDHNEQVKFGHADPMQEDAFLQALSPMIERVDANNDGIAEYIRVNTNDHVLIQGTSGNDHIVSGGGDDSVWGGAGDDTIEAGYGVDKIHGGDGDDIITNNGTDIGEADMLHGEGGNDVIHGGAGLALIFGNEGQDFIITGPDGKEAFGGTGNDFILGGEGGDFLLGNEGDDWIEAGNGFDTTAGDNSELFFNSTILGHDVMFAGANEHDFDAESGDDIMVQGESVMRNEGMWGFDWAIHKFHNLGANDDLKVPIFTTDQEDILRDRFDAVEALSGWKHDDTLRGDDRIGADNAEGNPALAGAENTMVKHELTQAGVDRIEGMRDFLGNMIAAPGAGDLEAQIAFDSGNMLLGGGGNDTIEGRGGNDVIDGDRWLNVRIRIEHDGDVYTADGMTHQVYLESDYANGEVAPNAVAQFGGRTLDKIMLARGLNPGELSIVREIVGSDDGSIDTAVFWDVMANYEITNNPDGSVTVNHVTQTAGVVDERGQNRISDGIDRLTNIERLRFSDVEVNVNAPATGAPGVSDLTPTEGQLLSVTNLASILDPDGLGAFSYQWQQSANGTDWTNIAGATDPSFTPQDLALTAAGAQLGLQLRVAVIFTDGGGTVETLFSAPTGPTGANWDGVPLFNNTFDGTAGDDIADGVSPFIIFGGNDTLNGNAGDDILSGDGGNDVLNGGVGNDLAQRRRRHGRGSFCRRGR